The Polynucleobacter sp. HIN7 genomic interval CGCGGGTCAGCGTAGTATTTCGCCATTGGTAGATATCTCCAATTATGTGATGCTCGAGATCGGTCAGCCTAATCACATATTCGATCTTGATCAACTCAAGGATCCGATTGAAGTCCGCTGGGGTAAGCCCGGCGAGTCATTGAAGTTGCTCAATGATCAAACCGTGGAAGCGTATTTAGAAGGACTACGCGTTGGAGTGGTTGCGGATCAAGAAGGCCCCATCAGTCTTGCTGGCATCATGGGCGGGGATCGTACCGCAGTGAGTGATGCAACTCAGAACATTTATGTTGAGGCAGCCTTTTGGTGGCCTGCTGCAATAGCAGGTCGCGCTCGACGCTATCACTTTACAACCGATGCGGGGCACCGCTTTGAGCGGGGTGTTGATCCACAATTAACCATTTCTGCATTGGACTACCTTAGTCAGCTCATTGTGGAGATCTGTGGCGGTCAATTGGGGCCGATCGATGATCAAATTACACAATTGCCAGAACGCAAAGCAGTAGCGATGCGCCTCGAGCGAGCTCAACGTGTGATTGGTATTCCATTAAGCATCGAGCAAGTGAGTGATGTATTCAAACGCTTGGGTCTCGAGTTCACTGTTTCAGGGCAGGGAGAGGCTAGTGTGTTTACTGTCAAGGCCCCAAGTTATCGCTTTGATCTCGATATTGAGGAAGATCTCATCGAAGAAGTAGCGCGTTTATATGGATTCGAGAACATTCCGGATTCTCCACCAAAAGCCGAGCTGAAGATGAGTGCACCGCAGGAGCGCCAACGACCAGTGCACGCGTTGCGCCATCGCTTAGCACATGAGGGCTATCAAGAGGTCTTGAACTTTGGATTTATTGATCCCCAATCCGAACTGCAGATGGGACAGAACAGCCCTATCACCGTACTCAATCCGATAGCGAGCCAGTATGGTGTGATGCGCAGCAATTTATGGGGCGGCCTATTACAGAACCTGCGCAGCAATCTGAATCGCGGTGCCGGACGGATTCGTATTTTTGAGATCGGTCGAGTATTTACTAGAGATGCGAGTCAACCAGAGGCTCCTGGCATCGTCGCAGGTTTTATCCAAACCAAACAAGTGGGCGGCTTGGCCTATGGTTATGTAAATCCTGAGCAATGGGCATCGCCCAATCGTTTGGTGGATTTCTTTGATGTGAAGGGTGATCTGCAGCGCTTACTAAGCCCATTACAGATCGAGACCAAAGCTGACAAAGAAACCCATCCCGCTTTGCATCCGGGCCGCAGCGCCCATATTTATTTGGGCGATCATGTAATTGGTTGGATTGGTGAGTTGCATCCAGCCTTACAGCAAACCTATGAGCTGAGTTCGGCCCCAGTATTGTTTTCTCTTAATTGGGATTCAATTTGTAATGTGGGCTTACCAGCACCGACGGAGATTAGTAAGTTTCCTGCAGTGCAACGTGATCTGGCTGTTGTGGTAGATCAATCAGTTCCAGCGCAGTCCTTACTGGATGTGATGCTGGCACAACGCCAACCATTCGTTCACAAAATCGAGCTCTTTGATGAGTTTCGTCCTCAAAAAGAGAGCAGCTCGATGGCGCTTCATGAGAAAAGCCTTGCGTTTCGGGTCACCCTAGTGAATGATCAAGATACACTGCAAGATAAAGAAGTGGAAACCTGCATGACCGCCTTATTGGACGCCTTAAAAAATCACTGCAAAGCGCGATTGCGCTAGCGACAATCCGGATTTGCTATATTAGTTACTGAAAACCAATTTATTAGAATCAGAAAAGAGTGTCGCTATGACTGCAAATAATCAAACCGTGACCAAAAATGAACTCTCGGAAGCCTTATTTGATCAAGTTGGTCTCAATAAGCGCGAAGCAAAAGACATGATTGACGCCTTTTTTAATCGAATTGGCGAGACTCTGGAATCTGGGGTTGAGGTCAAGATCTCAGGGTTTGGTAATTTTCAGTTGCGCAATAAAACTGCGCGCCCAGGGCGTAATCCAAAGACGGGTGAGATGATCCCGATTGCGGCGCGACGTGTCGTTACTTTTCATGCTAGTCAGAAGCTAAAGGACGCGGTCGAGTCCCATGCTCAGAACCAAAACAGAGCTTGATTCCAAAGCGAATACGGTTTCGCTGCTTCCCCCAATCCCGAGTAAGCGGTATTTCACGATTGGCGAAGTGGGGGAGTTGTGCGGGGTAAAGCCCCATGTATTGCGTTATTGGGAGCAAGAATTCGTTCAACTGCGACCGCAAAAGCGTCGTGGTAATCGCCGCTACTACCAGCATCATGAGGTGGTCTTAATCCGTCAAATTCGTACATTATTGTACGAAGAGGGATTTACGATCAGCGGTGCAAAAAACCGTTTAGACGAGAGTAAATCGACCTTGCGATTACGCGAAGAGCTTCAAGAGGTCCTTCAGGTCTTAAGCCGCTGAGATACAATATTCGTTTCGTCGGGGCGTAGCGCAGCCTGGTAGCGTACTTGCATGGGGTGCAAGTGGTCGGAGGTTCAAATCCTCTCGCCCCGACCATCTGCGTTGAGGAAAAAACCATGCATCCATTTCACTTAGCTTTCCCGGTTGATAACTTACAAGATGCTCGCGCATTTTATGGCGGCTTACTCGGTTGTCCTGAAGGGCGAAGTTCGGATGAGTGGATTGACTTCAATTTATTTGGGCATCAAATTGTGGCGCACTTGGCTGATGGTGAAGCAAAAAACGATGCGCACTCGGATGTGGATGGTAAAAAAGTACCTGTTCGCCATTTTGGTATTGTGCTGTCCATGCCTGAGTGGGAAGCGATGGCCGATAAATTAAAAAAGGCTGGTATTGAGTTTGTGATTGAGCCTTATATTCGGTTTAAGGGTGAAGTCGGGGAGCAGGCCACCATGTTTTTCCTAGACCCCTCAGGGAATGCGATTGAGTTTAAGGCGATGGCGCATCCTGATCGCTTGTTTGCTAAATAATGAGTCAAGATTATTTTGGTTTAACCATCCCATTCTTGGATGTCTTAGGCGTCGAGCCAGAGTTTGCCAAGGATGGTCATTCCCGGATTCGCTTAAATCTTCGACCCGAGCTATTAAATAGCTTTCATGTGGCCCATGGCGGGGTGGTGATGACTATCTTAGATTTTGCAATGGCTGCTGCCGCACGTAGTTCGCATGAGCACATTCTTGGCGTCATCACGATTGATATGACCACCAGTTTCTTGAGACCCTCAAAAGGCATGCTCATTGCAGAAGGCAAAGTCTTAAAAGTTGGTAGCACCGTCAACTATTGTGAGGGTAGTATTTTTAATGAAGCCGGCCAATTGACCGCTAAATCCACAGGCAGTTTCATGCTGCGCCGAGCTAAAAATCAAGCCAGTTAAATCAAATTAGTTAAATTAATTATTCAATTAATTATTATATTTTTTAGTACTTAATAATCATAAGTAACTGATTATTATAATAAATAGTTAATTTAAATCACGAATTTATTATTCACTCTAGGGTGAATAATCCAAAATAAATTATTTCTTGATTCATATATAATCGATTCGTAGTAATAATGAATAATTAAAAAAGATTAATCAATAAATGATTTATTCCTTCTAAATTTTTTATTTATTACCCCTCACCATTATTTTAAAATTCAAGGGAATTATTTAATATGTCATCGTATAAAGAGTTACTTGCGCAGCGTGAGAAGTTGGACAGTCAGATCCAGAGCCTGATGCAGCGTGAAAAGTCTGAGGGAATTGCAAAGGCCAAAAAGATCATTGATGAATTTGGCTTAACTGCGAGTGACTTATTTGGTCGCAAGGCTACCGGTGCCGGCAAGCGTGGACGTCCAGCCAAAAAAGCAGCCGCTAAAAAGCGGGTAGGTAAAAAGCGCGGTAAGGTCGCCCCCAAGTATAAAAATCCAGCAACTGGAGAAACTTGGACCGGACGCGGTAAGGCCCCTAAATGGATCGCAGGGAAGGATCGCAGTAAATTTGCGATTAAATAATCTGAGTCATTTACACTAAAAAGCCAGTTCATTGAACTGGCTTTTTCTTTACTCAAACACGGTATTGACTGCTTCGATAAATAATTTCTCTAATTCCTGATAGGGCTGTTTATCGCCACTCGCACTATAGGTCATGACATTCGTCTTTTCAGGTAAGGCATTGAGTTCCTGGCTAAGTGCTTCCGTATCGCTCGTTTGCGGTTTTAAATGAACTCCATTCTCTTTGGCCATTTCCAATACGCCAGGATGAAGTTGTACAAAGGCTTCGTCCACCAATAGGGGAATGCGACGTGTCTGAATATTCTTACTCAGATAATGAATTAAATGCAATTGTTCGACTGGCGGGATTAAAGAATCTAAATAAATTACATCGGGATAATGCGACACGGCCTGCATCAGGCCCTCAAGACTATCGAGGGAATGGATTAATTGAAAGGGGATTCCCCACTTTTGAATCGCTTTTTGCATTTCATCAAGATTCTCTTGACGCTTAAAGACCCCCAGGGCGATATGTTGATGGTGTTTAGCGCGCTGCTGCATTCCTACTTTTCGGCGGCGTAGCTGCTGATTGAGTGAGCTCGTGAGAATACGGCGGTGCCCACCCCGAGTTTTCCAGGCTGTTAATTCACCAAGCTCCACCATTTTTTGAACGGTTCCTAACGAGACCTGTAGAACCTTGGCACTCTGTCGAGTGCTCAAGTAGGGCTGATTCAGATTAATGGGTTTCATGCTTTCTCCTTTTGTAAATTGGGATAGAAAGAGCATAAAAATCAATTCGATAGAGATCTGTCAGGCAGGGATGAAATGTGGGTAGGAAATTTCCTATAAAGGGGTAGGGATAGGTAAGTTACCTAGTGAGCAATCCCCTAGGACTTTCACTAATTCATTGATCTTGGGGTGTTTTTTCCTCTAACCCATGCTATCCTTACGAAACATAAGGCATTTGCTTTGCGTTCTGCTAATCGGTTAAGCCGTGTCGCAGATGGTTAAAACCACAGTTTTTTTCGGGTTACCCGATGAAAGGTGAGCATCATGATGCAGTCCTATAGAGGTTCCTCATACCTCTTCGGGGGTAATGCCCCCTACGTAGAAGAACTCTACGAGTCATATTTATTAGATCCCACATCCGTAGCGCAGCATTGGCGCGATTACTTTGATAATGTCGTTCAAGTTCCAGCCGTTGATGGTTCCAATGGACGCGATATTGCGCACGCCCCAATCGTGGCGTCATTTGCCGAACGCGCTAAGCAGGGCCCCATCAAAACCATTCAGGATTCAGCCGATTCCGAGATGGGTCGTAAACGGGTGGCAGTTCAGCAGCTCATTGCTGCTTATCGTAACGTCGGTAATCGCTGGGCAAATTTAGATCCCTTGAAGCGCACCGAGCGCCCCGATATTCCGGAACTCAATCCATCGTTTTATGGATTTACCGATGGCGATATGGATATCGTCTTCAATACCAGCAATACCTTCTTTGGTAAAAACCAAATGACCTTGCGCGATTTGCTGCAAGCCTTGCGTGAGACCTATTGCGGCACTTTGGGTGCTGAGTTTATGTACATCGCTGATCAAAAGATCAAAAAATGGTGGCAAGAGAAATTAGAGTCGATCCGCTCAACGCCGAAGTTCACCAATGAGCAACGTCGTCAGATCTTGGATCGCTTAACTGCTGCTGAGGGGCTGGAGCGTTATCTACAAGCAAAGTATGTAGGTCAAAAGCGTTTCTCACTCGAGGGTGGCGACAGTTTTATTCCCTCCATGGATGAGTTGATTCAAGGGGCAGGGAAACGAGGTGTGCAAGAGATAGTGATCGGTATGGCCCATCGTGGCCGCTTAAATGTGCTGGTCAACGTTCTAGGTAAATCTCCCAAAGATCTCTTCGCTGAATTCGATCACACAGCCCCGGAGGATTTGCCAGCGGGTGATGTGAAGTATCACCAAGGATTCTCAAGCGATATCTCGACCCCTGGTGGCCCAGTGCATCTATCGCTCGCCTTTAATCCATCCCACTTAGAAATTGTGAAC includes:
- the pheT gene encoding phenylalanine--tRNA ligase subunit beta, with amino-acid sequence MQFSESWLRQFVNPPIDSEALSHALTMAGLEVEERRSLAPPFTKIVVAEIISAEQHPDADRLRVCRVNAGPDHPNLQIVCGAPNARAGIKIPCALVGAELPPSEVGGKPFQIKVGKLRGVESNGMLCSGRELGLGEDHAGILELPSDAPIGQDLRTYLHLDDQLFTIKLTPNKADCLSIIGIAREVAAITGAALCVPKREPLASTINDRVSVKIMDSDLCGRFAGRVIRGVNVRVETPAWIKDRLASAGQRSISPLVDISNYVMLEIGQPNHIFDLDQLKDPIEVRWGKPGESLKLLNDQTVEAYLEGLRVGVVADQEGPISLAGIMGGDRTAVSDATQNIYVEAAFWWPAAIAGRARRYHFTTDAGHRFERGVDPQLTISALDYLSQLIVEICGGQLGPIDDQITQLPERKAVAMRLERAQRVIGIPLSIEQVSDVFKRLGLEFTVSGQGEASVFTVKAPSYRFDLDIEEDLIEEVARLYGFENIPDSPPKAELKMSAPQERQRPVHALRHRLAHEGYQEVLNFGFIDPQSELQMGQNSPITVLNPIASQYGVMRSNLWGGLLQNLRSNLNRGAGRIRIFEIGRVFTRDASQPEAPGIVAGFIQTKQVGGLAYGYVNPEQWASPNRLVDFFDVKGDLQRLLSPLQIETKADKETHPALHPGRSAHIYLGDHVIGWIGELHPALQQTYELSSAPVLFSLNWDSICNVGLPAPTEISKFPAVQRDLAVVVDQSVPAQSLLDVMLAQRQPFVHKIELFDEFRPQKESSSMALHEKSLAFRVTLVNDQDTLQDKEVETCMTALLDALKNHCKARLR
- a CDS encoding integration host factor subunit alpha → MTANNQTVTKNELSEALFDQVGLNKREAKDMIDAFFNRIGETLESGVEVKISGFGNFQLRNKTARPGRNPKTGEMIPIAARRVVTFHASQKLKDAVESHAQNQNRA
- a CDS encoding MerR family transcriptional regulator — its product is MLRTKTELDSKANTVSLLPPIPSKRYFTIGEVGELCGVKPHVLRYWEQEFVQLRPQKRRGNRRYYQHHEVVLIRQIRTLLYEEGFTISGAKNRLDESKSTLRLREELQEVLQVLSR
- a CDS encoding VOC family protein; this translates as MHPFHLAFPVDNLQDARAFYGGLLGCPEGRSSDEWIDFNLFGHQIVAHLADGEAKNDAHSDVDGKKVPVRHFGIVLSMPEWEAMADKLKKAGIEFVIEPYIRFKGEVGEQATMFFLDPSGNAIEFKAMAHPDRLFAK
- a CDS encoding PaaI family thioesterase; translation: MSQDYFGLTIPFLDVLGVEPEFAKDGHSRIRLNLRPELLNSFHVAHGGVVMTILDFAMAAAARSSHEHILGVITIDMTTSFLRPSKGMLIAEGKVLKVGSTVNYCEGSIFNEAGQLTAKSTGSFMLRRAKNQAS
- a CDS encoding H-NS histone family protein, which encodes MSSYKELLAQREKLDSQIQSLMQREKSEGIAKAKKIIDEFGLTASDLFGRKATGAGKRGRPAKKAAAKKRVGKKRGKVAPKYKNPATGETWTGRGKAPKWIAGKDRSKFAIK
- a CDS encoding helix-turn-helix domain-containing protein, whose product is MKPINLNQPYLSTRQSAKVLQVSLGTVQKMVELGELTAWKTRGGHRRILTSSLNQQLRRRKVGMQQRAKHHQHIALGVFKRQENLDEMQKAIQKWGIPFQLIHSLDSLEGLMQAVSHYPDVIYLDSLIPPVEQLHLIHYLSKNIQTRRIPLLVDEAFVQLHPGVLEMAKENGVHLKPQTSDTEALSQELNALPEKTNVMTYSASGDKQPYQELEKLFIEAVNTVFE